The Desulfoscipio gibsoniae DSM 7213 genome contains a region encoding:
- a CDS encoding PilW family protein, which yields MMFKVSNNNGFTLVGLLVAVSLIVIVLSAANSLFAFTVRTYYLNLNRLEVQENLRIGINRVSREVRQAAEITSINSNEGGRLTFKDVNDNVISYRISKSSDYEKAHQLIRSINGYGHNPVARYVTRIDVEPFDARGDVRIIHLKLTGEKGATGTLDVGTTVMLRN from the coding sequence ATGATGTTTAAGGTGTCCAATAATAATGGTTTCACTTTGGTTGGTTTGTTGGTGGCTGTGTCTTTAATTGTTATTGTACTGAGTGCTGCTAACTCGTTATTTGCTTTTACTGTAAGAACATACTATTTGAACCTGAACAGGTTGGAGGTGCAGGAAAATTTACGCATTGGGATAAACAGAGTTTCCCGGGAGGTTCGCCAGGCGGCTGAAATCACATCTATTAATAGTAATGAGGGTGGCCGGCTTACTTTTAAGGATGTAAATGATAATGTAATATCTTACCGGATTAGTAAAAGCAGTGATTATGAGAAAGCACATCAATTAATACGTTCCATAAACGGGTACGGTCATAATCCGGTAGCCAGGTATGTTACAAGAATAGATGTGGAACCTTTTGATGCAAGAGGTGACGTTAGAATAATTCACCTGAAACTAACCGGGGAAAAGGGCGCAACCGGGACATTGGACGTAGGAACGACTGTTATGCTTAGAAACTAG